A window of the Anticarsia gemmatalis isolate Benzon Research Colony breed Stoneville strain chromosome W, ilAntGemm2 primary, whole genome shotgun sequence genome harbors these coding sequences:
- the LOC142986009 gene encoding uncharacterized protein LOC142986009 yields the protein MSTEEEKAVVLEGQGISAVSLTARIPEFWKTSPKLWFIQAEAVLSPQKMSDESKYQVVITKLSKDVIEQVTEILINPPEKQKFETLKQRLISIYQESEDRQLKKLIGEMELGEQKPSQLLRKMQDLARGKVSNETLAVLWQNHLPSAVRGVLAVADSKELDTLASIADKVAETLTPVQGIASIQNKPETSNCEDRMIAEIQKLSDKLNEMNTRTRGSWRRGNYKRFRSRSNSRNRGRGRTPDHPNWLCHYHFRYRQRASKCIPPCNWKEGGTKKAEEN from the coding sequence ATGTCAACGGAAGAAGAAAAAGCCGTCGTCCTGGAAGGTCAAGGAATATCGGCAGTGTCCTTGACTGCGCGCATTCCGGAGTTTTGGAAAACTTCGCCGAAGCTGTGGTTTATCCAAGCAGAAGCAGTTTTAAGCCCACAAAAGATGTCGGATGAATCAAAGTATCAAGTAGTGATAACAAAATtgagtaaagatgtaattgaacAGGTAACTGAGATACTAATTAACCCTCCGGAAAAACAGAAATTCGAGACGTTAAAACAGAGGCTAATTTCCATCTACCAAGAATCAGAAGATAGGCAATTGAAGAAACTGATTGGGGAAATGGAGTTGGGAGAACAAAAGCCTTCTCAACTTTTACGTAAGATGCAAGATCTGGCTAGAGGAAAAGTGTCGAACGAAACACTAGCAGTTTTGTGGCAAAATCACCTGCCGTCGGCAGTACGTGGTGTTTTGGCTGTAGCAGATTCCAAGGAGTTAGACACTTTGGCGTCGATTGCCGATAAGGTGGCAGAAACGTTGACACCCGTACAAGGTATTGCGAGCATACAGAATAAGCCCGAAACATCAAATTGTGAAGATAGGATGATAGCTGAAATTCAAAAGTTAAGTGAcaaattgaatgaaatgaacACTAGAACGAGGGGCTCGTGGAGACGTGGAAACTACAAGAGATTTAGATCAAGATCAAATTCAAGGAATCGTGGACGTGGAAGGACACCAGATCATCCGAATTGGTTGTGCCATTATCATTTCCGTTACCGACAGAGAGCTAGCAAGTGCATCCCACCATGTAACTGGAAAGAAGGAGGCACGAAAAAGGCAGAGGAAAACTAA